The Punica granatum isolate Tunisia-2019 chromosome 4, ASM765513v2, whole genome shotgun sequence sequence CTTTCCTATAGTTCGCCCCTCAAGAATCTCGTCCCCCTAAGTCCAAACCCTGGGTCCGTCCCTTGCAATGCTGTTGTGGACGATCTGTTGCTCCAATCAAAGCTGGGTTCATTGCTTGAATTTGCTAAATTATGTTTTCACGAAAAATTAAAGTAGTCGTTTCATTCTTGTTGCTATAAAGGTAGAGATAAAAGTTAATTAGGATACTGTCCCTTCCCTTGCTTCTGACGGAGTAACCATGGTTTCTTGGAGTATAAGATTTCTAAATCAAAGCTTAGGAAAGAGGAGAGCTTCGAGGAGATTTGAATATCCATAGATTTTTCACATCAGTAAATTGGTGGATAAAGAGGAATAGAAGAAATAGCTTTGGATGCTGTAATTTGAGTTTGCAAGACCCTGGGAGAGTCCAATCTAAGTGAGGAGGTGGCCGTGGAAGTTGGGCAGTGGTGGAGGAGACGGAGATGGTGGTAAGGAAGATCGGCACTGGTGGAGGAGGCGGAGGTGGTGATGGTGGTGCCATGATCTTCTTTAATTAATCATTGTAAATGGAATATTTTGCCCTTTAAACAAGTCACATGAGATGCATGTGACTTAGTTTGGCCGGAATAGTGACCCAAAATTCAATTGAGGTGCAACATGCCTATTTTCAAATAGGTTGGAAGGCTTCGTGTAACTTTTTAAAGGTTGGGGACATAGTACAACTAACCCCAAAGGTTATAAGGCAAGCTGCATTTCTCTTAAGAATTTaatcatgctggaccaatgaCAATGACGTGCAATAAAAAGAATTCGAGATGCATTGTttatccaaaaagaaaatctctcGATTAATAATTGACGGTAGTTATCAAAGCTCTACTGAACCCAACATCAATGGCCCGTTTTGATAAGCTCAAAAAGGTTTAAATTTGACATCGAGACTGAGAAATCCTACattaatatctatatatataatttatccaTCTAAATCTACATTTACATCAACGTTAAATGCAGTGGAACTATCTTCTAGAGAGAGCAGATAATtctcataattaaaaaataagaaatgaagatattctatattatttatatgtagttttaaataataaaaaatggtCAGGTGACagtgtatgtatgtgtgtgtatatatatatatatttatgtatatctctattatgcatatataaaagtgCGAAGCTTATTATTGTGTTTCTCCATATTTACTTTCTCAGACTGCCCTTCAAACTTTAAAAACCATGCATCTATATCCCTCCTTAAGTCACTCATTTATAATCCTCTAAAAAATAAGTGCAGATACCTTTTCACATAGATTAAGTCATATATACCAATTGCCTCTTCCTAAACACATATTTTCATCAATAAATCTCCTCTAAAAAATAAGTGCACGTACATTTTCACATAGATTAAGCCATTTATACTAATTGCCTCATTCTAAACACACATTTTCATCAATAAATATTCTCTTCAATcataacaataaaataaaaatatctatCCTTATAAGTATATTTTCGATGCagttcttaaaaaaaaaattgttacaCCTTCTCATGTAAATTTAGCCTTGCACCATCACCCGGCTTTTTTGAACACacattttcatcaaattaaatgTCTCCGGTGAAATATAAAACTATAAAAGTCTCTTATTATATACATACTAAATTCTATTTTATATTCTCACccaaataagtaaaaaataattcggGGTATACTAATATTTTACTGAATATGAAGTTGTATTTCTCTACATTtactttataaaaatatttttaagacTTTCAATATTATTTGAATGTGCATTTTCTGCGtctcttaaatttttaatcttCAACAATTAACCATACACCttttcacaattaaataatcatgcaccttctcaaatagattaattttttaattttaatcctTATTGTTTCTCGAGAAAACGACACTGTGAAAGGGACGCAAACTTTTCCTCACCGCGCAAACTCTTTCAcagttggatttttttttaacctctTTTTCATGATTTTCGATTAAATTAACGATTTGAGAAATGTTGCAGCCTTTTTGTAAAAGTTACGAAACTTCATGGCCTATTTCAGTTTTACTTCCATTTCCTTAGACGTTAGATTTCCCCATGTATTATTTCTATAAGCAAATATCATGTATATTTATTGTTATTGACATTTTTTTAAGTGAATTTATTGACATTATTCGAATGTACTGGCcgggagagagagatttttggATACCCATCCTTTTTACTTAGGCTCCCAATacccattcttttttttttttacgattTAGTAATCACTTTCATTTATGAAGCAAGAAGAACTTCCTCATGCTGCCTTTTGTTCGTTATTAGTTTATTTAATGCTCTAAAATagttttttcctcttttatataggttaaattactaaaaaagaTTATTTACCCAAAAACTATTACAAATTTATCATCATCGTCATAGTCAtcattactattattattattattattattattattattattattattaccatTACTATTACTATTCCTACTATTATAAAAGCATGGAGCTATACAAAGtgtttcttgatttttcttatttccAATTTTACCATTCTAATGAATCTAAACATATGTCAACTTTATACTCCACTCATTCGATAAATTTAGCCACTTTTACATATTCAGTGTATCCAGACAAATTTAATTCATTCATGTATCCAGGTCTAGCCACGTAGAGACACGATCCTCACTTTCATCTATTACTTTCATATAAGTATGGAGCTGGACAAAGtgtttttcgatttttcttaATTCTAACTTTAGCCTTTCAATAAATCTtgatatatttcaattttatattgaTTTGATTAATCTAGCCAATTTAACACGTTCAATGTATCTCTAGACAAAATTTAATTCATGTATCCAAGTCTAGCCACATAGGGACATGATTCTTCACTTCACCTGAAGTGACCAAATGtggtctttctttctttctttttttatgtaaacTGGGTGTTGAAGTCCAAAACTAAACTAGATACATGCCCGAGTGTtggttttaaaaattatttatttatgtaattttttattatttttagagAACTTTTAATGCATCCGTCAATTGAGAAACTTTTCATTCTAAAACTTTTAATACTTATTTGCCATTTCTAATATGGCATTAAATGTTACAATTTTATCAAGGACAGTAAGAAAAAacgataaaaattaaattggagAATTACCGAAATGGAATTTTCGTTTAGTTCACggtatttttgataattttcatGTGTTTAAAAGAGCCTAtagaagaagaacaaaattgaaatgataGAAAGAACTAAACTTGATTTGTATGAGATTATCATTGTAAATAGAACATTGCAGAAAACTAATATTCCAGAAAAAGATACGACATATACATgctatgaataaaaaattgtaatataaatatttattatttaatatgaaTTTAAACTATGCAAGAGCATCTCGACCCGAAAGAAACCGGTCGAGGTAAGGTGTAGGGAGAAATACGAGTAGAAAGAAAAGTGTAGAAAGTGAATTTTTCATTGTTCTATTTATAGGATATGTAGTACATTGAATTTAGGAAAGCATTTCACatttcgagaaaaaaaatttggtcgttgagaaaatttttaacttttcaaagagtatctttaattatattcatCAGTGCAAATAATGACGTTTAAACTCATTAAGTTAAAAATCATGGAATGTTTCCTTATTCTTCTATGAGTTATCGATGTAAATCATCATGAACTTTCCTTAGTTATTCAAATCTagcataattttttatacaGAAATATAATAACAATTGTTTTAGTCTCAAATATGTTGTTCTTCGATTATCACGGGACATGTCAATGGATTGGTGATATGGCAcccatgaaaaattaaaagtaaaatgaattgcataaatccaaacaaaagaaaattttataaaattcaagaaagaaataaaattaaatttaggaaaataaaataaataaactacaAAGAACTAGTAAAATAAATTccgaataaaaattattattattctgaatattttcaaagagagagaaaatttaaaaataaagttcgaacataaaataaaatcaaaataacttttaaaattcaacaacattcaaaatttaattacttaaGAGAAATGTAAAAACAAATTAGCGAAAAAAAGTAGGATTAGTTTAAAGAGATTCTTAATTTGCATCTTGTGGGTAGAGATGATTGCCCCACGGACATCCGATCGATGACGATCTTCAAATGCCTAATGAGTTTTGTTGAGCCGtctcaattttcatttgtgTCGAATATTGACATAACACATCATCATGGGTGATGGCCTAGTAGTTCTAATCTCACTTCCATGTGGTTTGGAGACCCCAGGTCTTGAGTTAGAATCCCCCAAGAATATATGCTAGGGTGGGCTCTTTAACTTAGGTTTGGGGTCATCTCCAACTTCTATGAACTATACTAGGCCATTGGTGGTGCTACGCTGACAGGACCAGGTTGTTCAGTTCGTCTGAGGTGTTCGCAGTTGAACACGAGAGCCCGAATATTGCATAGTGAGAAATAATATATTGCCATCACTCTTGCTGACCATTTTActcaaacaaaacaaaacaaaaaaagaatacTGGCATAACACATGCTCAGTCTAGTGCTCCTTGTGTGGCTACATGTCGTTTTTTACCTTGAATAGAGatgcattttgatttttctgagGCCCAGCTATCTTGAAAAGGCGTCGATTGACGGGGAATCTGGTCCAATGAGGTCGTAGTTCATCTTGAAATGGCTTAATCTAATCTCTTGTAAGCTATTAGAGGAGGTTCTTCTTATTTACAGCAGAAGATCTTACTGATACTTTCTCGGTGTTGTCCATTGAGCCCTCTAGGCCATCATATCAGCACTGACTCTCATCTTTTCATTGTTGATCTGACGATCTAAAGAGTTCTAAAGACTGGCTAAGAGAGATATATATCGATGGGAGCATTTTCCATGAAAATTACCCCCCAAACATAAAAGTAAGACCAACAATTCCCAAATCATCTCCCTCGATTGCTTCATCTAATGAAGCATCACTCCTGGAAGAAGAATCTTCCACGATAAAGCCCCGATACTTGGCACAACTGATCAAAAGTTCTGGTACACTGGTCATGTCATGAGAAACGGCCCTGCGCGGGGGATGACCTCGTTCTAGATCTAATATAGATGCTCAATAAATGTGGGGACTAATCCGGGGAAGCCCAAACACTTCTTGTTATTCAAAGAATGCGGGAAGCTTCAGATGCGACATCAGTGTTCTCGATTCCAGTGAAAATAGCATGGCTCAAAGACCACACGTAAAGCTATGTTCTCAGTTCTAGTGAAAATTCAACATTTTAGTGAGCACTGAAGGATTGGTTGTTAATTTGTTTCAGCTGATTAATCACGGTATGAGCGATTCGCCGCTGGAGGACATGAAGTCAGGGATCCTGGAGTTCTTCAACCTCCCAATGGATGAGAAGAAGAAGTTTTGGCAGGTTCCAGGAATATTAGAAGGCTTTGGACAGGCGTTCGTGGTGTCTGAGCAGCAGAAGCTCGAGTGGGCAGATGCCTTCTACATGATAACTCTCCCGACCTACCTCCGGAAGCCCCACCTGTTCCCTAAGCTTCCTCAACCATTCAGGTCCCTCTTATCTCTCCCCCTCAAGTTATTCAACTTAGAGAAATAGCAATTCAAACCCAACGTCTTCAGATCTCGGAGCAGATTACGGAAGATTCCTCAACACAATAACAAGCATAAACCTCGATTTCCTAGTCAGAATTTTCATTAGTTTTCTTTGGAATGCAGGGATACTTTGGAAACCTACTCAGCAGAGACGAAGAATCTGGCAGTGAGGATCCTTAACCTGATGGCAAAAGCTCTAGGAATGGAGGGTGGCAGGGAATGAGAATGAACTATTACCCTCCGTGTCCACAGCCTGAGCTCGTGATGGGGCTCAACCCGCATTCTGATGCTGGTGCGCTCACCCTGCTCCTCCAGGTCAATGAAATCGAAGGACTCCAAATCAGGAAAGACGGGATGTGGGTTCCCGTCAAACCCCTGCCTAATGCCTTTGTGGTCAACATTGGAGATACTATGGAGGTAAAAACGAATCCTTCCACGGAAATTCACCTGAATTGCCATAAGGATATGATATGCTTACCCTTACAACAAGTGGCCATGCATTCTATCCTAGCAAAGAACTGTAATATACGAATGCCGGAGCAGACTTTCTTAGTTCAGTGTCAAAGCAAAGCAAATATTTTGCTTTCAAATGATAATTTTCTTACTTGTGAAGTGCTTTTCGATATTTTGGCAGATGGTCAGCAATGGAATTTACCTCAGCATAGAGCACCGAGGGACTGTCAATGCCCTGAAAGAGAGGATCTCCATGGCGACCTTCTATAGCCCAAACATGGATGCTGAAATCGGTCCTGCCCCAAGCCTTGTAACTCCAGAATCTCCTGCCCTGTTTAGAAGAATCAGTGTAGTAGAGCATTTGAAGGGATTTCTCAGGCGAACTGCGTGGAAAAGCATATCTTGATACCATGAGGATTTAAAGATGAAGAAGCCCGCAAGATGTGGAAGCAGATTAGTAGTTCATAAAGTTTCTacacaaataataataataacaatgaAACTCAATAACGAAATATGCTTGGATATCTGTACAATGCACTGGTCCCTGTAATGAATCATAAAGTTTTCTGCTTCACAATTCATTGTTTGTCAACACAAGATAGCGTTGGTGTTGAAGCTACACCAGTTGAAGTGCATCAGAGCTGCTGCAAGTTCTGCTTTGTTGTTTTGTTCTGTCGGTCATGCAGTTATCTGTTTTCTTAGTCTGCTATTTTTAAGGAATCAGTTAGCATATCTTTTAGGAGTTTGTTTTTTGCACATTAAGGGCAGTTCTGGTCCTGTTCTGTTATGTTTTCTTTGGTGTGTTTGGCGTATGTAACAGAGGTCTTTCCAATTAATGAAGAAGTAGACAGTTTTCCCTTCCATCTCAATCAacactctctctttctcttctaaATTGAGTTTTTGTTGGTTTACTGTGAGAATTGAATTAAGAGAGTTCTTTTGTTGATTGTGAAAAGCACTGACAGTGCTAAGTACAAGAGACTTAACAGTGGTATCATAGCTGCAATTGATCTTAAGGGGCTGTGAGTTGCTTAGTTGAGAGTCTTTGCATATAGTGAAGGCCAGAAGGAGGTGGAATCAGGACCAAGCAGCTTCCCTAGTATGGCGCCACCTGTGTTTGATGGAGAAAATTATCAAGCATGGGCAGTGAAGATGGCTGCTTACAGGGAAGGGTGCGATTTATGGGAAGCAGTGGAGAATGACTATGAGGTGACTCCACTTCCTGAGAACCCGACCATGAACCAGATCAAATATCACAAAGAGAGGACAACCAGGAAAGCCAAGGCCAAGTCCTGTCTGTTTGTAGCTGTCTCTCCAACAATCTTCACAAGGATAATGAGGTATGGATCGGCTAAAGCAATCTGGGATTTTCTTAAGTCTGAATATGAAGGAGATGAGAGGGTGAGAGGAATGAAAGTGTTGAACCTCTTGAGAGAGTTTGAAAGGCAGCAAATGGATGATGCAGAAACTGTAAAGGAGTATGCAAATAGGCTGATTGAGATTGTTGATAAGATAAAGGTGCTTGGGACAGACATAAAGAATGATAGAATTGTGCAGAAATTATTGGTTTCTCTGCTTGAGAAGTTTGAGGCTACTATAGCTTCTCTAGAGAACACAAAAGATctatcaaaaataaaactagCAGAACTGCTCAGTGCATTGCAGGCACAAGAGCAAACAAGGATGATAAGGAGAGGAGAGCTAGCATTGCAGGCCAAGTTGCAATTGAATGTTGCAAGCAAAGGGAAGAAATAGAACCAACGAAAAGGAGGTGGTGAAGGCTTCAAGTCAATAGCAAGATCAGAAGGCTCTAGTTCTCAAGATCAAAGTACAAAGGGAAAGCAGGTCACTTGCAAGCACTATGGGAAAACCAATCATCCCCACTACAGATGCTGGAGAAGGCCAGATGTAAAATGTAGAAAATGTCATGAAATGGGTCATATTGACAGGTTCTGCAAGGAGAAGAGCACATAGCAACAAAATGAAGCTCAAGCAGCACAGGAAGTTGAGCACTTATGACGCAGCGTACATGCGAGTAACCTATCACAGatccgttgattcgcgcacgaataccggaactatgACCTTCTactacctgttgattctatgAATACTAGGAAATaagcatcaaactcgaatcgactCCGAAATTGgacaaagagcacgaaagctctaaactttattgataaatccGAATTAACTGTTtcagccctagggcttacaaagcttaaatagggattaagaaaacctaaattgcatgaaaagattgcaaaaacacccaaataactataaaatacctgtttgaggccctaaacgatggaatttgccttaaatatcgaaaaatcactgCAAAGCGATGAGTTTTGCTCTGGAGGTtgtttccttcgaaatagggtcgtcaaaACCTAATTTtctccaggtaccgacttgccaggtcttctgccgcatcaacTTATTTGTTTCATCCTGCTATGCCTCAAGTACTGCAGGGAGTGGTTGGCTCATGGATAGTGGTTGCACAAACGACATGACCAGTGACAGAAGCATGTTCCAGGAGTTTGATGGCTC is a genomic window containing:
- the LOC116205396 gene encoding LOW QUALITY PROTEIN: protein SRG1-like (The sequence of the model RefSeq protein was modified relative to this genomic sequence to represent the inferred CDS: inserted 3 bases in 2 codons), which translates into the protein MSDSPLEDMKSGILEFFNLPMDEKKKFWQVPGILEGFGQAFVVSEQQKLEWADAFYMITLPTYLRKPHLFPKLPQPFRDTLETYSAETKNLAVRILNLMAKALGMXGWQGMRMNYYPPCPQPELVMGLNPHSDAGALTLLLQVNEIEGLQIRKDGMWVPVKPLPNAFVVNIGDTMEMVSNGIYLSIEHRGTVNALKERISMATFYSPNMDAEIGPAPSLVTPESPALFRRISVVEHLKXDFSGELRGKAYLDTMRI